The Dreissena polymorpha isolate Duluth1 chromosome 4, UMN_Dpol_1.0, whole genome shotgun sequence region ATTGAAATGCCGGTCTTACTTTTTGTTGACGGTCATTCAACACACATGACACTGGAAGCTGCGGagttttgtgaacaaaataaaataattctgtaTTGCTAACTAGCAAATGCTACGCACATACTCCAAGCTGCCGACATCGGTTTATTTTCGCCCATGAAATCCGCGTGGCACGCTGCAGTGAAGCAATGGCAGATGCAGAATGTTGGCCAAGCCATGACAAAGAAGGACTTTCCGGCTGTGTTTTCCGACACATGGAAGCAAGTCGCCACTTTTTAAAATGCGGCAAATGGCTTCCGACGATCCGGACTGTTCCCACTAACtgcggatggtattgatacaacaAACTGGGTCCATCAGCACTTGCTCCGATCGAAAACAGCACGCATGTGGCTAAAGAGAACGAAGCAGTAGCATCTGCGATTGATGTTCAACCGGAAATGAACCAAAATACAGAGGCGAATGCGGAAAATAGATTGGTCTCGGCGGTTCATGAAAATTGTCAAGAACCAAGACCCTCGGTGTCTGCTGCTTTTCAGCTGTTGACACTTCCTGTTGCTAAGTTTAAAAAGCCAGTCAGCCTAGTGCGACAGAAACTGCCGAAAGCCATTTCAGGGCAGGACGCGCTTCGGATGCTGAGAGAGCGGTAAGAATCGAAGAAGAGGGAGGCTGAAGCAAAAGAGGAACGTAAGAAAGCCCGTGAGTTGAAAAAGAAGCAAAAGGAACAAGAAAAGGATcggaagaaaaaagaaaaacaaaccaAGCGGAAACCTGGCAAGAAATCTAAGAAAATCGCCAGTGATTCAGAAAGCGACGATTCAACGACCAGAATTCCATTCATGGACAACGATAGCGATGACTACGAGGAAAGTTTTTACGAAGTGTGTCCACTATGCGAACAAATAAAATCAAAGGATAGTCCTGAAGATGCCTGGGTTTGCTGTGAATTGTGCAGTCACTGGTGGCACGCCGTGTGTTCGGGTTCGCAGGATTTTGTGCAGGATGCTTTTGTGTGCCCAAAATGTTGTGAATAGACCGTGTTATTtgtatgatttgtttttattgGTTCAGATTagttaataatttcaaaatacaaacaaatatatgcatttataatgTGTAATTCCTTTCCAACATAGGAAGTTGTTACTGCCATGTGTGAAATATTTTGCGCTATAACACTATTTTGTATAAGGGTAATTGATTTATTGTTGGATAATTAGTATTTGTGTTTAGCtgttattaaaatttaatcaGTTACGTAAAACATGTGTTCATAATAAATTCTTTATTACATAAACCTAACGTTTATGACGTAAAATAGCCTTGGTGACATCCCAGTTCTATTAGCGGGTCGATAATAGCCGACGTGGGTCGATAATAGCAGACGGTGATCAAGTAAGAATTTTATACATTACCAAAATAGTCAGTATAATACAGTAAATTCCATTGGTCATATATAACCAATCAAATGAGCAGTTTATGTATAAATGTTTACAATGAAGACTGTTGCAAGTAGCCTCGGTCAGCTGCTGGAGcatgcgcgtcgcgaccgaggcgagagtcgtccgcagaagattttctcacctgaggggaacttctgcgggtggctctgcttatccagctgagtccgtcaccctcgagccggacgtcttctacaCTGCTGGTTTTGCTGTCTTCttcaagatgcagcggacttgtcatcCGCTGTTTATCATCGAGAGTTcgccggcccggacctgccagaggtcccgtctgaagagggccggggacggcgggacagcgagaccaccagtgtgggggacatacgggacggacctgggtcCATTGGCTTAAATGGGGGCAAACCcatgaacatcgagggggtggccctATAGAGTGACCCCgggacggcggtactcagtacgctcaacgtgctggggaaaccgtctcggggatgaagacgacggccggtgacttCAAGcgtggccataaaggcagagcggcGAGCTGCAGACCCTTGGTGGAGCTGCGTCTAGACAGTATTTTATCTTTGAGATTGTCTATTGTccaccagtgcacattaaggtctcattggccaccgtgcactggccattttggatctaaattatatctttggcgaatacccgggaagccggggtaaatctgacctactttggctctaaattaaattttctcccctgaaaggtcacaggggcagctTAAATGATTCCGTGAAGGGGCGTgagacctgaaaataaactcagAACAACAACAAATGTTGCAAGTAGCACACAGTACCACAGAAAATCGCATAAAGGGTCGATAATACCCGACGGTGCTCTAtagcttttaaataaaaaaataatttagagagttcttatgttatagttagattcTGTGaaattacaaggattgcttatataaagtataaaataaaccactgactatatgggagcactgatggcccgATGGTTTAAGCACTTGCTTTTTACTTCAAGGGTCAGTGGATAAAGCCAAGATAaagaagacttcctttcttttttttattgaggtattttgTTCCAACTTTTACTtataaatttaaagtatttaataacaaacttcaatacatgtctaaatctgtgaaaacgtccctttgaaattgctagttttcctcttacatgccctcgtattttaagatagaatactttcctctcaggaggaaagaggtatgggtttgattcccatcgggggcttcagaggatgattcattttgagacaaatgtttatatttgctttagtgtatcccaaaagtaacctaatattaaataaataactatgaataataattcaaaagaaggaatgtagttgacaattgttaatagttttatttgatcgttcgtcaaaaagttgtaattctgttactcttgtatcttcaatgcaattgagtaattaaatagtaattaaattgaatgcgtttcaattcccttttattattgtctAATTTGagttacatagagaataataggttagtgttgattatagatcaggtttatcatgcgaggcttagaaaacaaaaagcacgagccttggcgagtgctttttcgttttcgtgccgagcatgataaacctgatctataatcaacactaacctattattctatttatcccacttttttattcagtaaacctttttattttaacaaaattagttttcatgagtgtttgtcgtactttgataatgactgtagtgtaaccaagatcagtgtattactccgcgttccaaaaataaccgctgatcaaattgtcatttaaaataatcagaatatcgttctgtgacaaagaatcGTGCGTTACTAATaaaaattttattcatattgaattgcaaatctaaaagttttataacattaatataacatttagttgttcaatacaaggaactacatttgtatacaacgtagcctaacaccacacacaattcactttcgatgttcaaactatcaactagaacacgaggtgcaaaacatttgcttctttgttgtaatatgtggttatttcgtgacgaaataacaataacaacttggatttaatctaattattcacattaaaattttgaatgtggaaagtggcaccaaagaattgtgaggcaaagttgttcgaacgagagaaagacatttgctggtgaagtgactgggtgggacgaaaatcaagatcaacttgttcaacggtagacagtggttgtgtaggctgcatttcgaccatagtttcagtgcatgaaggtgaacaagaggaagctgtttgtttgttacatttactggactgagcaagaatgttggaacacttttgctgctgttcaacagatatggtggaataattggttatggactggacatttttgtgccctgttatggccatgatttcagtgggtggaatgtttgcatttcgaagtttttggaccaggaatttgcgaactgagtggttggttattctcttgtgctcgggaaagccggcgtcttttgccatggccttcagcatctgacccagcttgttgacacccaattgttgacgcaagaaccactgggatgcagtgtcaattgtgcgtgttgccaggtagaaagggtgctgatctgaagaaaaatcagatggacgcatattcgagtacagcttgtaaattaacacgggatttcttggtccagaagtgccgaacatcttgggagacacttttcttatgtcagcgatgttctctcctgtgcgcgttttcgtttgccgctcgtttaactcgagatactcaacaccattcgagtctacacggaggcggacgtctccccacctaacaaaatacaagaatcttaatttaatgtcagatatgaacaataatgaaatacagcatttaagttgaagcggatgtacttagtgaatggggtgaaaaaatactgagaaaaattgatacatattttgtgtgtaaaaatgtttcttaccgcaaattgtattgctccgtTGTACCTCGCAAGCCAAAATGAAGGCAGTTGTTCAACCAGACTGTATTTAACAAGGCTTTCGGAGACTCCGTGCCAAGGATCCCCTTCTCCCAGAGCAGATCGATGTCGGTATCACTCAGCGGATGGGCCTCCCTAGGACGGTTTCCCATaccctaaattggtgatttatatttattatactgtttcatttaacttttcgactatattttttaatttaaatttattttttgagtattctatctttcgtaggcttacagtattacttttaatgtgactttcagacttttatttattaactgcaactttatgtcgacagggtattagtttcgtacagactacacttgggattttttcccaattttgtcataaatgatacgttttctgttgaatatgttatttttgccaaatttcttttagttataaccgttcatctcaattttacctgtttcttaagactttttttctttgcattgtaggtgtcccttgtgagtgcaaattgggctccagtccctgtcatgactgaacatccatagcgatgtcgtttcaggtacctgtcaacactagcaatgatgccacggagggagcttggttcaaaatctgtgccatttgactttttaagggacaacaggaaagtggccaaatactcatcaagaagagttggttctatgtggtggatttcttttgattcagcttttgacataagaaaccttttaaatttgtttatgtcagacaaggtcttcgatacagtctttttattttcattttggacaatgaaatcaccaacatcagtgaggttaacatctaagaactctttattctcatgcagatctaaagttggggggaagacattgctactggatggtgcgttactactggggctggtttcattttcaatggtcgattcaatttcatttgtgaacaaaatagatggatcaaacccatattgttcctggaactggcttagtgttaattccacttcagttgcttgttgctcatgttcattatttaattcatcccaagttaatgagaaattgactttgtcaaattcgtcagacattttgaggggtttacgatttcgcagacgattgtgttctatagtcaaaggggagcaactcgaactgacttcttcaaaggggagcaacaacaacagaacctatttgcaacatagtgttaaatttacataatactagaggttttaataaaaataaatgacaaaaaacacggttttttgctacttttatttgttttaaggtcattaagattgacaaacatttgagattgtttttattattgatgcacttggcaaatacaggcgacgaggtgcgtgggaaaaagtagtcccggttcggcagttgatgacgtcatttcgtgccattgattatagccttgccgttgattatagatgaaatttaatcaacggggctttaatcaaccgatttcggtgtaaaagtgggataaaatgctatgacgttaaattttatttacacttgaatgtattatgaatattgctgggccaagtgtgaggttgagcgctctataaccaggtttaaacccccaatgctttgcattgaccgttccaaggcggtgaccccagctttattcatattttgtgtttatgttggtttgtattgtgctgtattgtgctgttttgtactgtttgggcaatcggtcacttgccttaaataaaggaccaactaattgtttttaatgaaaattcaatactgctccagcagctggagtttcacttctttatattgtttctatatacattgtgatctaTGGACATGAACACTCaaatatgcaagaaacatgtataatgtgAGGAAAGACTacgacagcaaactaagaatgaacattcattttagattgttaacTTCAACAGTTAAGTAACTAAtaatataaatgttgtaaagcttgtgtttgacgtccttgcttttggacagcagaacagttttggcataaatgattactctttttctttaaaatcaacatttatgcattattacttaagcaaagttgaagtCTTAAAAAACACGATGACtggggaactgaatttttcatgtttgttgcttgcaatttactgaacataatgttactggtgaacaaatgtcttctctctttacagggagatggtgtttttttataaacatccaggttaatttgtataaataagacctcataacatatttatatacatgtagtataaaatgaattctaagctatacatttattatgtgtttcgctgaaaatttacagagaaaatatactacagccgcatgtcaccagagttgttcAAGGGCATTTCGACAGTATTGCCCCTGAATTTTGCCCATTTTGAAATATTCTTgtaaaaaactgattctttgtttagcgtgcaaaggcAGGGCTCCCGCTGCTGTTCGCCAGATTCGCCAATGgcgaaaatttagcaaattcggcgaataaaacaATAGTTTGGCGAAAACGTTCGGCGAACCATtttttttcctgacaaatgccgtcccagatagtaaactctttcagctgtagactgtgcttcaatacatcgccgtgttattgacccgataaattgatacgcagtctgcattAACACCTGTCAGAACCCGATATCGGGACAAAGGAAAAtgactggtgtgaaaacaaaacaatggtgtaaCCGTTAATCTTATCTAAaacatctttgaaagttaaagattttagtagtattggctggttaaatgttcaaaataaagtTAAGCAATTAACActcaaccatgtttataaaattgttaacaaggaATGTCCTTCTTACATGTATAATAGttttagtttagtgtctgatatacatagtcATAACACTAGACATAGTAAAggtaacttttatttacctcaagtgaatggttttaccagcactacttattattataataaagcgatcaaagactggaactgtCTACCTGCTGATGTTAACATCGtaaagaataaatatgaatttaaaaagaAAGTGAAAACTGCTCTCACAGACattatgaaattgaaagaaaatgctgattttttttgctagtagtcttattgttttaattaatgtttaatgtgattggtttgttatatatatatatatatatatatatatatatatatatatatatatatatatatatatatatatatatgactgttGTTTAAATTAGTATTTGTACATAGATCTACATCTAAATGTGATAACAAGATAATAGTATAACCAGTGCactctaataatatatgctaattactatttgatctcaagactatagtctcaagtttaaatgaatgatatttttatacatattaatgccaccatttttgtacctTTGCCACCCATCTttaggaccccattggaaataagttgtggcggaattgtccgagggttcCCGATTGAATACACCCAagaggttacaatacactaaatgatcgcttcgtgaattcatgaagggctgtactctctaaaaaaaatatcatagttgacaggaaggcatgttttacactttttacacttattcgggtgttatcttgcggagataatggtagggcatgaataggtgttcactactgaatccctgaaatatgatacacttgaagactatagcaaccattgcactagaaaaggttacattccactaagaaccggccgaaaaaaagttgcaaaaacagtcgattttgatttgtgtcaagttcttttttgctttgtacatgacatatcttttttattgcataaattgattccgcttagaatagcctttaagaaaaggtatggttatgggggtctctatgtgcaaaatgttgcatttattttcgctcaaaattgtcgcttttacattgaattatatagggaaactatttagtgtattatgaccacGATCGCCGTCATGGCGaaattgtccgaggattcccgattgaATGAGTCCGAACAAGAATCGCTCGCAATatgaaggttacaatatactaaaatattttcgagtgcaatgctatactctcttaaaacatgaacatcatttataagaagacacaattctctgtaggggcacttgccatggttttattttagaatgtttctttgtgtatgtggtagggaaaacattgatgtttaacaaaaattcactcttttgcttgaaggttggagactacatgagactttgacagatggcgggaaacccttctcaactgatACGAAGCctgtaaatagatggccataaaacagtgaccgctgatttgcgtcgagttctttcttgcataatgtatgaccccccttttttattgtttaaatcattgcggcttggaatgcgctttaagaaaaggtatggttatggggatgtctacgcgcaaaagtttgactttattttttgttaaagttattgctttcacattgaatttgtgtaggaaatcttttagtatattgtgacctgaacgcatcggacagtgggctacaccacaccgtcgccgatatggcggaattgtccgaggtgtcccgattgcaATCGCTCGGTCAAAACCGGCAAGCTCCGGCTGTCACTGCTGCATCCAGCTTCCTGTCAACAGTCTTGAATTGTACTTAAATCGCAAGCGTGTGGAAAACCTATTATTTTCTTAAGATTAAATGTCAATGGGGAAAATTGACAGATCAGAAACGTGGGCAGACGTTTGTCTTCTTCATAATTTGGCGATTGGTCAGTATATGTTCgctatttatttaagaaaacacatgGGTGACACTAGACGCAGTGTAGTGTAGTATTTAGGGTGAACCAAATTCGGATACagctttttactttttattttgttaaaactctTTGcccttttttatttataaatatttctaagaTGTATATTGGTGTAATAACAATCGTTAAtgcaattatatatgtttaatcaTACTTGTTCACTAATTTGTGTATTATTAAATGTATCGTAATAATAAATTAGTCTGCAACATGGTATTATCGCGGTATTTAGGAAATAATCATTTTGGTATACATCAGATACATAATTGAATATACAATCATATTTGACCGTACATCATTTAAGAATTGCTTTTTATAACGAAAATCTATCAATTTTAATTGTAGTAATAACAGCAACAACGCCACTGTCcgtcatttttatttattatccccacgctttttgaaaaaaaggtggggatattgtggttatctccgccgtccgtccgtccgtctgtctgtctgtctgtccgtccgtccttgccactatctcctcctacactaaaagcactagaaccttgaaacttacacacatggtagctatgagcatatgtgcgaccctgcactatttggaattttgatctgacccctgggtcaaaagttatagcggttggggtggggccgcgtcagaaattatcactcatttttttaggttattttacatttacttctttatttctacaccgattcacttcaaattgatactggacctctcttatgacaatacggtcaatctcaaccatgcatggccccattcccaaccctggggcgccccgcccacataggccacacccaccaaaaatttccatttactataattttttcatttctacacggattcacttcaaattgatactgaacttttgttatgacattagggtcaatctcaactatgcatggccccaatcccaaccctggggcgcccgcccacataggccacacccaccaaaaaattccatttactataattttttcatttctacacggattcacttcaaattgatactgaacttctcttatgacattagggtcaatctcaactatgcatggccccataaccaaccctggggccccgcccacatagaccacacccacccaaaattgcctttactataatttcttcatttctacaccgattcacttcaaattgatattgaacttctcttatgacaatacagtcaatctcaactatgcatggccccattaccaaccctggggcgccccgcccacatagaccacacccacccaaaattgccttttactataatttcttcatttctacaccgattcacttcaaattgatactgaacctctcttatgacaatacggtcaatctcaactatgcatggccccattaccaaccctggggccccgcccacatagaccacacccgcccaaaattgccttttactataatttcttcatttctacaccgattcacttcaaattgatactgaacttctcttatgacaatacggtcaatctcaactatgcatggcacaattaccaaccctggggcgccctgcccacatatgtcacaccacccaaaattgccttttactataactacttcatttctacaccaattcacttctaattgatgatgaacttctcttatgactatacggtcaatctcagctatgcatggccccattaccaaccctggggcacacctaggtcaaacattcggcgtggggatacgcgtcggcctctgccccgccatttctagtttctgtAGTTCTCACTCACTGATACATTGTTTTTTTCTAGCAGATTCAGTAACTCTCCGTATTTCAAAAACGATTTGTTTTCTTCTGCTATGTAGTAGGCTGTGTTAAACAGCGCTTCATACATTGGAAAATTCAACTCCTCAGCTTTTTTGAAACTTTTAGAGAGGGGTGTCTGGTCTGGCATATCTAATGCTTTCTTTCTGTCCACACAAAGCATATGTTTCACACTTTTGGCATGGAACTTCaatggtttttttttttaattcttggtGACACCTTTCATCAGTGACGACTCTTTGTCCGATTGTTCCGGAAATTGTCTACACACTTTACAAAACATGGCACTCCCATCCTCGGCGAAATCGACCCATTCATGTTCATCCCTCCAATCATCATGAACACTTCTCTTCCGTTTCGTCTTGTCATAACTGAAATGGGATTTAGAATACAGAACATTTCATAGACCTCTCCGGCAACGTTACAAGGGtcacaaataaaaataactttgtttgacatTCAAACAGATTTGATGAATTAAACAGTTAAAATGAAACGAGACATACTTATTAACAATCTTGGTaactttttacaaataaaaattggGCATAGGTTCCCCTGATTTTGTCCATTTAGTATCCCCAATCCCTTTCCCAGACCATTTGAAAGATGTGGATGAAGACAGAAGAGAAAGAGGGTTgggtaatgtgcattgtttattagCAACACAATGCACAACTAAACCTCTCTCTTTTAGTGTTACTTAACCTACGTAACATACTACTACTAGTGAGGacaaaactgcaaacaaattaactacattatctgaaggttatatttgctttacttacgttttctgcacctctttcctCTTTTTAATTCGTTCTGCTTCTCTTTTTGACGAACTTTCATTCTTTTCCCGATCTCCACCACCTTGCAAATACTTTAATATggaacccttttccattttaacattacAGACGAACTCtttgaaagacacgcttgatttaCACATGGTTACACTACGGTAAATTTGGGCTAATGCTTCTGATAACGAATTATTCTATTATAAAtagttatttttttctgtttatttttaattaattataaggaGTATTAAAATTAACCAGGTAGGTAttattttattcttcacggaatgatcaatctatatatttaaatgtttttttttcacttttaatcgattagcttaGAGCACTGACATCTacaaaagagcgcagccgattccgagaattatttttactgtgcccgtgacgtcatttgtcattgtcaaaacgaaagttctgtttctttgtgtactaaacctattttttgttaGTTCGAacaattgttcgcaatttgtatcgatgtggcaggatttctggaactgaatttatatttatcaacttgaaaaacagcactcgcccggtcggtcgagtgTTTAACAAACTCTAATCGCCCGACCGTCATtctcactcgcatatgcgagcggtcgagtggattcttcgaCCCCTGTGTAACAATAAGTTTTTTCCTAAAAATTATTCGTCAATTAGTTATTTTTCAATTTGATAAAAACTTATACATATTTCTGGATCAGATGAACGCTTTATTTTGGGCATTGATAATTGTCAGCAATTCTTATTCTGGCATTATAAATTCACAGTGTCAAAAGTTATTTGTAGATATAGATGCatgtattaattgtattttgaCAAATGGATGATGATTAGTCATTTTGTTTCAACCAGTTTCAACACTCCTGCCTTTTAATCTTAGAGCACACTCACAATGCCAACCCCTCTCCATCAACAACAAAGCAGTCAAAATCATGATGTTATTTGTTTTTCAGACACATAATTGCAGTGGTGTTTTGATCTGAATATTTCAGAATCTGTCACTAAATCTGAAAGTATACTCTTCACAATGTCTTTTCTCAATGGTTCAGGTCGTGTAACAAATTTCTAAATATTGAACGCGCCGGCCGTTTATGAAAGGTTCCTAACCCGTGTGCGTTCAACAAAAGACATTTTCCTAACATTTAACGATGGAAGTAACATTGATATCAACACTGGCCCTGAAGCTGTGTCTTTATAAACTTACTGAAAACATTACGGCTACACAATAGTTCAAAATATACTTATTCAAATTAGACACGGAGGAATTGGTACAATCAAAACGACGAAGAATCATATGcaatttgtttttccatttgcATAAGCGTTTTCTTTACAATTGATTTTTTATTACACGtcgttttctgtcaaatacaaatccTGAAAACGATAAAACAAACCTTACATGTGTCTGTTGCCTTGTGGCGACTGCCAATGGGCCCTGCTACTTTTAGGGGCACCAtgtaactttgacaaaataattTTCTTACTTTACTTAAAAAGCCTCATCTAATGACTTGACAAAGccaattattttataacaatgttATGTTCAGATTATGCagaatttttcatattttatgccAGTCTTGGCACTAGACTGCTATTTTAAACAAGAGAAATCAActgcagtgccttccccaggaatttgttcaggcgccccgggggtgggttcgttgattttttttaaaatttaacgtgtcaattcacttctgtggtgcgttataactaaaaaaaaacagcgtcaaaagacgtcgtttggtgcgctatgactcttcaaaaaaa contains the following coding sequences:
- the LOC127877398 gene encoding uncharacterized protein KIAA1958-like, encoding MSDEFDKVNFSLTWDELNNEHEQQATEVELTLSQFQEQYGFDPSILFTNEIESTIENETSPSSNAPSSSNVFPPTLDLHENKEFLDVNLTDVGDFIVQNENKKTVSKTLSDINKFKRFLMSKAESKEIHHIEPTLLDEYLATFLLSLKKSNGTDFEPSSLRGIIASVDRYLKRHRYGCSVMTGTGAQFALTRDTYNAKKKSLKKQGMGNRPREAHPLSDTDIDLLWEKGILGTESPKALLNTVWLNNCLHFGLRGTTEQYNLRWGDVRLRVDSNGVEYLELNERQTKTRTGENIADIRKVSPKMFGTSGPRNPVLIYKLYSNMRPSDFSSDQHPFYLATRTIDTASQWFLRQQLGVNKLGQMLKAMAKDAGFPEHKRITNHSVRKFLVQKLRNANIPPTEIMAITGHKNVQSITNYSTISVEQQQKCSNILAQSSKCNKQTASSCSPSCTETMVEMQPTQPLSTVEQVDLDFRPTQSLHQQMSFSRSNNFASQFFGATFHIQNFNVNN